The sequence TGGGCCACTGCACAGATTCCGGAACAGGGACCTGTGGGCACAGAGAAAGTGATGCTCCAGGAAGACAAACTTTTTGTTGTCCTGGCCGTCGTCCTGATTATCTGGGCCGGCATTGCCTACTACCTGTTCAAAACCGAACGCCAGCTCCTCGCGCTCGAGAAATCGCTTGCGGAACGAAGCCCTGCATCGGGCATTGCAGAAAGTATCGAAGACTGAATCAGCCTGACATCATGAAGTCTAAAAACATTATCGGTATCGCCTTTATCATCGGGTTTATCACGCTCGCATTTATCAACTTTGGCGCCTCTGTTGGCGGCTATATGGACTTCGAGGAAGCCAAAGCAACCGGAGCCAAAGCGCACGTTGTTGGAAAATGGCTTTCAGAAAAACCTGTCGCCTACGACAACCAGCAAAACATCTTCAGTTTTTACATGGAAGATGAGAATGGCGTAGAGCGCAAAGTACACTACCTCAACCCAAAGCCGGCCAACTTCGAAGATGCTGAAAAGCTCGTCATCGAAGGCAGTATGAAAGGTGACGTGTTTGTTGCAGATTATATTCTGGTCAAATGTCCATCTAAATACAACGAAACGAACGTCATGGGCGAACAGGATCCAATGTCGTCCTAACCGATCCTCTGAACAGCCCTGGCCCCTCCCCAGATGCTTAAAACTGCAATTGCGGTTCTCCTGCTTGCTTTGTTTACCCCCATGTTGGCAATGAGCCAGGATTCGCCGGCAAATTTGTTACCTGAATGCCCAGACACACCCAATTGTGTGCGTGCATCATACCCCTTCAAGTTACTCCCTTCTGAGCTTGCAGATCACGTTATGGCGGTTTTTAAGGATATGGACGCACAATCCATTGACATAGGCAACGTGGATAGCCACGAAATTATGGCTGTGTTCAAAATTATGGGGTTTCTGGATGATGTCCACGTTATGATCTCCGCGGATCAGGAAGGGTCGCTGTTGCATATCCGTAGCGCAAGCCGGGTTGGTAAAAGCGATCTGGGCGTTAACAAGCGCAGGGTCAAGAAAATCCTCAAGAAGCTGGAAGCTGCAATCAACAGCTAAGGACGCAGTGCTGGAACTGAGGTGTCTAGCTTCAGGTCTTGCAATTCACCGTTACACGGTCCCCATCGATTACAAAAGCCAGGTCGGCAAAGCGCTCGACCACCACATCCGCCTCTCCCAACGCCGCTTTTGTATTTGTTGTCGCTACAGCAATCACCTGTGCGCCAGCTGCTTTTCCGGCCTTGATGCCGGCAAGCGAGTCTTCGATAACCACACAGTCTTCTGGTGCAAACCCAAGCTGCATTGCTGCCTTTTGATAGGGCTCAGGGGCCGGCTTGCCATGCACCACGTCATCATACGTCACCAGTACATCAGGTTTGGGTAACCCTAAATAGGCAAGCTGACTCAACACCATTTTCCGGAAAGAACTCGTTGCAATAGCCCACAAATGCCGGGGTAACGTTGGCAACAAGGCAGCCACCCCATCATGCGCAATCAACCCATCCAATCCTCCTACACACAAAGCCTTGAACTGCTCAGCTTCATGCACAGCGTCCAAATGAGGGGCAACAATACCGATGGTTTGGACAGGTGGAATCCCATGATGTACCGACATAATATGTGAAACAGAGACGCCATGCCCTTCGGCCCAACGCCGCCAATGCAACTCGTAAACAGGCTCTGAATCGATCAGTATGCCATCAAAATCAAACAAAATGGCGTTTGCATGTATTTGGCGGGTTGGAGTCTGCATCAGATTCGGTTTTGAGGTCAAATATAGATAAATGTTGCAATCAGGAAATAGATAGCCAACCCGATAATGTCGTTGCTGGTGGTGATAAATGGGCCCGTCGCAATTGCAGGGTCGATACCGCTGCGGTGGAGGAGCAAAGGCACCGTCGTGCCGATCACCGTTGCGAGGATAATTACGGCGAGCAGGGAGAGTCCAGCTGTGAGGGCCAGCAGCATTGGATCTGATATTACCGCTGCAACGCGATCAGAAACCATGGGCAAAGCGATGATGGCCAGTGCAAGCACCAGGGCGAGCGCCACGCCATTGATCATGGCTACGGCCGTTTCTTTGCCAAGCCGGCTGAAAATATCTGTGGTCCACAACTCACCCGAAGCAAGGCCCTGGACAATGATTGCTGAGCTCTGAATGCCCACGTTGCCTGCAGTTGCCATCATAATAGGGATAAATGCCGCCAGCACAACTGCTTTGTCGAGGGCCTCTTCAAAACCACCGATCACAAAACCAGACAGGCCGGCGCCCACCAATCCGACCAGCAACCAGGGCAGCCGGCCACGGGTGATGCTCAATACAGAGTCCGTTGGATCTTCCCCGCCCGTTACCCCACTCATCAGTTGAATGTCCTCTTCCGCCTCTTCACGGATTACGTCCACAACATCATCAATTGTGATGCGCCCTACCAGCACCTGTTCATCGTCGAGCACGGGCAAAGCGACAAGGTCATACCGCTCCATCACACGGGCCACTTCCTCCTGGTCAAGGTTCACATGTACCGACACAAAGTCGGTTTTCATAATTTCAGTTACTTTGCGGTGGGCAGCAGAGAGGAGTAATTTCTTAAGCGTAATAAAGCCTTCGAGCCGGCCTTTCGGGTCCACCACGTATACAACATAAATCTGCTCCATCTCCTCTGCTTCGCGCCGCACCTCCTCTGTCACCTCATGTACGGTCCACTCACTTTGTACGGACACGTACTCGCGGGCCATGAGGCCGCCGGCCGACTCTTCGTCATACGCCAGCAATTCGCGTACATCTTCTTCGTCTTCCAGTTGCGGCAACACCTTCTGCACCAGATCCTCGGGCAGCTCGCCCACAACATCGGTTGCGTCATCGCTTTCGAGTTCATCGAGTAGCGCGGTAATCCGACTGGGTAGCTCAGCTTCGAGGAGTCCATTCCTGATTGTACTGTCGAGCTCAGGTAACACGTCTCCTGCCTGCTCGATCGGGAGCCATTCAAAGAGCTTTTGCGCCGGCTCAGAAGGCAGGTGGCTGATCAGAATCGCCATGTCGGCCGGATGCAGGTCAGCAACCAGGTTCAGCACCATCGCTTGCTGTCCGGACGCAAGCAAGGACTCGATGTCGTCTACCAGCTCGGCATCAACATCGAGCACGCCATCTGCGTAGTCGCTGTCGTCTTTATAGGTTGACTTTGCCATCGTGATACCGATTGGGGAATGCGGTTCTGGAGGTACATGCCGGGCCATCGCGTATCCGCAAAAGATACAATGGGCGGCTATAAGTTGTTATGCCCGTAGTTGCTGCGCCAGCAAGGCAAACTCACTGGGAGAAAGTTCTTCTGCGCGTTTTTTTCGCCAGGCTTCCGGCACTTCGCCATTGCAGGATGCGGCCAACTGGCCCAGGCTGTTTCGCAGGGTTTTACGCCGCTGGTTAAATGCAGCACGAACAACCTTGCGCAACCAGACGGCATCTGTACCGGGCAATATTTCGGGGTCCTTGTCGAAGACCAGACGAACAACTGCACTTTCTACATCAGGTTTCGGGTAGAACACGTTTCGAGACACCCTGAATGCGAGATGGGGCGTTGTCAGTTGTTGGACGGCCACACTCAGGATACCGTACGCTTTTGTACGCGGATGGGCCACGAGCCGCTCTGCTACTTCGCGTTGCATCATCATCACAGCTTCTGCGATGTGTTCGTGTGCATCAAGCAAACTGAACACCACCTGGCTCGTCACATAGTACGGCAAGTTGCCGATGACGTGTATTTTTTCTCCCGCAGCTGCTGCATGCGTTGCCCAGTCATATTTTACCACGTCGGCATGGTGCACCGGGATGGCGGGCATGGATTCCTTCAGGTGGGCAATGGCGCGTTCATCAATTTCTACGGCTTCCAATTTGGGGTAACGCGCCGCGAGGTGCCCTGTTAGTGCGCCGGTACCGGGTCCGATTTCTACAACACAATCATTTTCCTCAGCTTCGAGCAGGTCGATGATTTTATCCCTGATGTTCGCATCGCGGAGAAAGTGTTGTCCTAGACTCTTTTTGGGTGCAATGCTCAAGGTAAAAAGGGGAATAACGTGGAAAACAAGTACGCGCTGAAAAAGGCAAAACCTGTTAACGCATTTTCTTACGTCTGTTACGCACGTAGTCTTCGAACAGGAATTCGCCCAGGCTATCAAGACTTGCAAAATACGCCCGCCCCTGGTTTGCCAGTGTTAATTCTCTGACAAAGTGTTGCAACAGTGGGTCACGGGCAATCATAAAGGTGGTGATAGACACGCCTTCACGCCGGCAAATCACGGCTTCATCCAGCACTTTATTTACAATGCGCCGATCCAGTCCAAAAGCATTGCGGTACATGCGACCGTTTTCAAAATGGCAGCTCGGCTTGCCATCTGTAATCATAAAGATCTGCTTGTTGCGGTTTTTGCGGCGGCGCAAGATATCCCGTGCACGCTGCAAGCCGGCCCGCGTATTGGTGTAATACGGACCCACGTTCAGATAAGGCAGGTCCTTTATCGATACTTCCCACGCTTCATTGCCAAAAGCAACAATATCGAGAGAGTCTTTAGGATAGCGGGTCAGAATCAATTCAGACAACGCCATGGCGGTCTTTCTTGCCGGCGTGATGCGATCTTCACCGTAAAGGATCATCGAATGGGAAAGGTCGATCATCAACACGGTAGCCATGTTTGTGCGATAGTCGGTCTCATAGACCTGAAAATCGTCTTCAGCCAGATTCCAGTCGCCGGCACCAGAGCGGCGAAACGAGTTAGAAAGCGTGCTCGTTACGTCGAGCAAGCTTACATCATCCCCAAACTTCCAGTTTCTGGTTTCAGGAAGGCGTTCATCTCCTTTGCCTATAAACGGCGTTTTGTGGTCGCCACGGCCGGCTTTGCGGAGTTGTTTGAACACTTCTTCCAGCGAACGTGAACGGATCGTCCGTTCGGTCCGCGCAGTAATTTTGATGGTGCCGTCCTGGTCTTCCTGCAGGTAGCCCCGCTTTTTTAGTTCTTCGATGAAATCACCCATTCCCATCGACTCATCGGTGAGGCCGTACTTGTTGTCGAGTTGGGTCATCCAGTTCAGCGCCTCGCTTGCATCTCCTGCAGTATGCTGCAGCAATTGCTGGAATACATCAAATAGCCGGTCAAAGGTAGACATGCCGGCGCCATGCTTTTGATCATCCCATTTTGTAAATCGGAATTCCATGATATTCGGCGCTGATGCTAAAAATTGGATCCCCGGGGTGTACGCGCACGGGCATCGTGCAAGCGAACAGGAGGCTATCCCCGATACGGATTGGCGAGAAAACGTTTGGCCCGACCGTGGGCGCCTGACCAATCGTCTAGCTCAAGTACGTTGTTATAATAGCGTGTTGCAAGCTCCCGCTCGCCTTTGGCGTCGTATACCATACCCAGCCGCAAGTACGCAAGTACTTTAAATACTGACGATCCATCACCTTGTTCGGTCAGAGACTCCAGTTGCAGCAAATAGGCCAGCGCTACGTCAAAGCGGTCATACACCATATGGGTGCGGGCCGCATAATAGTAGGCCTGCTCCCCAATTGTTTTGCTGTATCCTGGTGTTTCTGCTTCGTATTTCTGCAGTACATCCTCAAAGATGGGTAAGGCATCGCCCCATCTGCCCCACCTGAAATATACGCGCCCCTCAAACACATGAAAGAATGAGTTTTGCGGATGCGCTTCGCGTAACCATTGCACATGGGCAAGGCTCTGGCGATAGCTCTTCTCGTAGGTATAATAGATCTGCAGCAGGAAATACGCCGCCTCGGTTTTGATAAAGTACCCTTCTTCCATGGTACGTTTGAGGTTTTCGAGGCCCCTGTCTTTATTGCCCTTCTTCATGAAGATAGTAAAGGGCCGTACTGCAGGGTATTCCTGGGGAATTACGACAGAGAAATAGTCATAGATCGCTTTTCCAAAACCAAAATCGGCGTTTTCGTCTTCTCTTTCAGAAATGGCCATCACGTAGTCGAGGGCATTTTTGCCATCCATGGCTGCAGAGAACCATTTGCCCCGGTTAGATTTTAGCCGGCCACTAAACCCAAGCGCTGCCCCCTTAAAGAACATGGCGTCAAAGTCTTTGCGGTTGCGCTTCAACATGCGGTTTGCCCGTTTCACAGCCAAATCCATCTGTTTAAAGAAGGCTTTGTCATGGGTTTCAGACGGCAGGTCGATCATCACATCCCACCAGATATTGAGCCCCTGCAAAAAAGGCCCTACAGGATGTCCGGGATACAGCTCTTCGATGGCATCAAAAGCTTCTGACGCTTTTTCCCGCTCCATATTATACAAGTGATCAAGGCCGAGCTTGCCGAGCTCCTGGACGCGCGGATCATCAAGAATGGAGGGATTGACTTTTGCCTCGTGGGTCGGAAGTGTAGGCGAGAGGCTTAAAAGTCCAATCAGATAAGAAAGGCTTAGCACCAGCAACCGTTGTCCTGCTGATGCAATTATTAACTTCATAGAATGTCAGTAAATATACACCAAGTATACCTGACTATCGACGCTTCTGCTGCAGACAGGTTTCAGCCGGCACCACGGATTTTGGGTGCCGGCCATGAAACCAGTTCACTATCAAATACGGGGTTCTGCGTCTTTATTTCTTGAAATAGCGGCGTGTACCGGTGTAAATCATGCTGACAAAAAGAATTTTGGCCAGATCAACCGGGATAAAGCGCAACCAGCCTTTGTCGATGGATTCCATCCATGTGGTATGGCCGGCGATGTAATGCAATCCGATTACGCCACAGGTAAACATGAGCAGCGAGCCACAGATGATGGACAACGTGCTGCCTGTGAGGGAATTCCATTTGCGAGAGAGTACGCCAATCAGGGCTGC is a genomic window of Bacteroidota bacterium containing:
- the rsmA gene encoding 16S rRNA (adenine(1518)-N(6)/adenine(1519)-N(6))-dimethyltransferase RsmA — protein: MSIAPKKSLGQHFLRDANIRDKIIDLLEAEENDCVVEIGPGTGALTGHLAARYPKLEAVEIDERAIAHLKESMPAIPVHHADVVKYDWATHAAAAGEKIHVIGNLPYYVTSQVVFSLLDAHEHIAEAVMMMQREVAERLVAHPRTKAYGILSVAVQQLTTPHLAFRVSRNVFYPKPDVESAVVRLVFDKDPEILPGTDAVWLRKVVRAAFNQRRKTLRNSLGQLAASCNGEVPEAWRKKRAEELSPSEFALLAQQLRA
- a CDS encoding CcmD family protein; this encodes MIIYPILDTIQQEEPQEAPQDGEATAYDSTWATAQIPEQGPVGTEKVMLQEDKLFVVLAVVLIIWAGIAYYLFKTERQLLALEKSLAERSPASGIAESIED
- a CDS encoding cytochrome c maturation protein CcmE; the encoded protein is MKSKNIIGIAFIIGFITLAFINFGASVGGYMDFEEAKATGAKAHVVGKWLSEKPVAYDNQQNIFSFYMEDENGVERKVHYLNPKPANFEDAEKLVIEGSMKGDVFVADYILVKCPSKYNETNVMGEQDPMSS
- a CDS encoding DUF1499 domain-containing protein, which produces MLKTAIAVLLLALFTPMLAMSQDSPANLLPECPDTPNCVRASYPFKLLPSELADHVMAVFKDMDAQSIDIGNVDSHEIMAVFKIMGFLDDVHVMISADQEGSLLHIRSASRVGKSDLGVNKRRVKKILKKLEAAINS
- a CDS encoding VWA domain-containing protein translates to MEFRFTKWDDQKHGAGMSTFDRLFDVFQQLLQHTAGDASEALNWMTQLDNKYGLTDESMGMGDFIEELKKRGYLQEDQDGTIKITARTERTIRSRSLEEVFKQLRKAGRGDHKTPFIGKGDERLPETRNWKFGDDVSLLDVTSTLSNSFRRSGAGDWNLAEDDFQVYETDYRTNMATVLMIDLSHSMILYGEDRITPARKTAMALSELILTRYPKDSLDIVAFGNEAWEVSIKDLPYLNVGPYYTNTRAGLQRARDILRRRKNRNKQIFMITDGKPSCHFENGRMYRNAFGLDRRIVNKVLDEAVICRREGVSITTFMIARDPLLQHFVRELTLANQGRAYFASLDSLGEFLFEDYVRNRRKKMR
- a CDS encoding HAD-IA family hydrolase, encoding MQTPTRQIHANAILFDFDGILIDSEPVYELHWRRWAEGHGVSVSHIMSVHHGIPPVQTIGIVAPHLDAVHEAEQFKALCVGGLDGLIAHDGVAALLPTLPRHLWAIATSSFRKMVLSQLAYLGLPKPDVLVTYDDVVHGKPAPEPYQKAAMQLGFAPEDCVVIEDSLAGIKAGKAAGAQVIAVATTNTKAALGEADVVVERFADLAFVIDGDRVTVNCKT
- the mgtE gene encoding magnesium transporter, whose amino-acid sequence is MAKSTYKDDSDYADGVLDVDAELVDDIESLLASGQQAMVLNLVADLHPADMAILISHLPSEPAQKLFEWLPIEQAGDVLPELDSTIRNGLLEAELPSRITALLDELESDDATDVVGELPEDLVQKVLPQLEDEEDVRELLAYDEESAGGLMAREYVSVQSEWTVHEVTEEVRREAEEMEQIYVVYVVDPKGRLEGFITLKKLLLSAAHRKVTEIMKTDFVSVHVNLDQEEVARVMERYDLVALPVLDDEQVLVGRITIDDVVDVIREEAEEDIQLMSGVTGGEDPTDSVLSITRGRLPWLLVGLVGAGLSGFVIGGFEEALDKAVVLAAFIPIMMATAGNVGIQSSAIIVQGLASGELWTTDIFSRLGKETAVAMINGVALALVLALAIIALPMVSDRVAAVISDPMLLALTAGLSLLAVIILATVIGTTVPLLLHRSGIDPAIATGPFITTSNDIIGLAIYFLIATFIYI